In one Bacillus thuringiensis genomic region, the following are encoded:
- a CDS encoding MazG nucleotide pyrophosphohydrolase domain-containing protein, which translates to MDIVAFQRWVEEFYEKRSWSQYNAFIRLNFLTEEVGEVSRVVRAIEIGRDRPDEDAKTEEELKQELKEELGDVLSNFIILSQKYDLDLQDIMDAHVTKLSKRFETSK; encoded by the coding sequence ATGGATATCGTTGCATTTCAAAGATGGGTTGAGGAATTTTACGAAAAACGAAGCTGGTCACAGTATAATGCTTTTATTCGGTTAAATTTCTTAACAGAGGAAGTTGGAGAAGTTTCACGCGTTGTTCGCGCAATCGAAATCGGTCGTGATCGTCCTGATGAAGACGCGAAAACAGAAGAAGAGCTAAAACAAGAACTAAAAGAAGAACTTGGTGATGTACTATCTAACTTTATTATTCTTTCGCAAAAATATGATTTAGACTTACAAGACATTATGGACGCACACGTCACAAAGCTTTCGAAAAGGTTCGAGACATCCAAATGA
- a CDS encoding NupC/NupG family nucleoside CNT transporter has protein sequence MKFVMFLVGLLVVFVLGFLISADRKKIKYKPIAIMLIIQLALSYFLLNTQVGYILVKGISDGFGALLGYAEAGIVFVFGGLVNKGEVSFFLTALLPIVFFAVLIGILQHFKILPVFIRAIGTLLSKVNGLGKLESYNAVAAAIVGQAEVFITVKDQLSKIPKHRLYTLCASSMSTVSMSIVGSYMKMIEPKYVVTALVLNLFSGFIIIHIINPYDITEEEDTLKLENKKKQSFFEMLSEYIMLGFTIAITVAAMLLGFVALITAINSLFDSVFGITFQAILGYIFSPLAFVMGIPQAEMVTAGQIMATKLVSNEFVAMLDLGKVAGDLSARTVGILSVFLVSFANFSSIGIIAGATKGIDENQSNVVSSFGLRLVYGATLVSILSAIIVGVML, from the coding sequence ATGAAGTTTGTTATGTTCCTTGTAGGATTACTTGTTGTATTTGTACTCGGTTTTCTTATAAGTGCCGATCGAAAGAAGATTAAGTATAAACCAATCGCAATTATGCTTATTATTCAGCTAGCATTATCTTATTTCTTATTAAATACGCAAGTCGGTTATATTTTAGTAAAAGGAATTTCAGATGGATTTGGGGCACTTCTTGGATATGCGGAAGCTGGAATCGTTTTCGTATTTGGTGGTCTTGTTAATAAAGGAGAGGTTTCATTCTTCTTAACAGCGCTATTACCAATCGTATTCTTTGCCGTTTTAATCGGAATTCTGCAACACTTTAAAATTTTACCTGTATTTATTCGTGCTATTGGTACGTTGTTAAGTAAAGTAAATGGTCTAGGAAAACTAGAATCATATAACGCAGTAGCAGCTGCCATTGTTGGACAAGCGGAAGTATTTATTACAGTAAAAGATCAATTAAGTAAAATCCCAAAACATCGTTTATATACATTATGTGCATCTTCTATGTCGACGGTGTCGATGTCAATCGTTGGTTCTTATATGAAAATGATCGAACCGAAATATGTAGTAACAGCACTTGTATTAAATTTATTTAGTGGTTTCATTATCATTCATATTATTAACCCGTACGATATTACAGAAGAAGAAGATACACTGAAATTAGAAAATAAGAAAAAACAATCATTCTTTGAAATGCTGAGCGAGTACATTATGCTTGGTTTCACGATTGCGATTACAGTAGCAGCTATGTTACTTGGTTTCGTAGCATTAATTACAGCAATTAATAGCTTGTTTGATTCCGTGTTCGGTATTACATTCCAAGCTATTTTAGGATATATTTTCTCACCATTAGCATTCGTAATGGGTATCCCACAAGCTGAGATGGTAACAGCGGGACAAATTATGGCAACAAAATTAGTATCAAATGAGTTTGTTGCGATGCTTGATCTTGGAAAAGTAGCTGGTGATTTATCGGCTCGTACAGTTGGTATTCTTTCTGTATTCCTTGTATCATTTGCGAACTTCTCATCTATCGGAATTATCGCAGGTGCAACGAAAGGTATCGATGAAAATCAATCAAATGTTGTATCATCATTTGGTCTACGCCTTGTGTATGGTGCGACATTAGTAAGTATTCTATCAGCGATTATCGTTGGTGTTATGTTATAA
- a CDS encoding cation:proton antiporter regulatory subunit, producing the protein MNIRESELPGIGYKFQIVTKGNEKMVIVIHDDGRREMYHFDSDHEESISSISLRDSEARQIAAILGGMVYKPRALENVEMVFEGLAIEWFKVENTAPAIGKTIGDLEIRKTYSVTIIAVMKKNMKKLFNPGPETVIEEGDMLVVSGEREEIKKIINELLSNRGTD; encoded by the coding sequence ATGAATATTAGAGAAAGTGAACTTCCGGGTATTGGTTATAAGTTTCAAATCGTTACGAAAGGTAACGAAAAGATGGTAATTGTCATTCATGATGACGGGCGTAGAGAAATGTATCATTTTGACTCAGACCATGAAGAAAGTATCTCAAGTATTTCACTGCGTGACTCAGAGGCAAGACAAATCGCGGCAATATTAGGTGGAATGGTATATAAGCCTAGGGCGTTAGAAAATGTTGAGATGGTTTTTGAAGGGTTAGCGATTGAGTGGTTCAAAGTGGAGAATACAGCTCCAGCAATCGGAAAAACAATTGGTGATCTTGAAATAAGAAAGACATATAGCGTAACGATAATCGCAGTTATGAAGAAGAACATGAAGAAGCTATTTAATCCAGGACCAGAAACAGTAATTGAAGAAGGAGATATGCTTGTAGTTTCAGGTGAGAGAGAAGAAATTAAAAAAATTATTAATGAATTACTTTCAAATAGGGGGACTGATTAG
- a CDS encoding Dps family protein — protein MNKQVIEVLNKQVADWSVLFTKLHNFHWYVKGPQFFTLHEKFEELYTESATHIDEIAERILAIGGKPVATMKEYLELSSIQEAAYGETAEGMVEAIMKDYEMMLVKLKKGMEIAQDSDDEMTSDLLLGIYTELEKHAWMLRAFLNQ, from the coding sequence ATGAACAAACAAGTAATCGAAGTATTAAACAAACAAGTAGCAGACTGGAGCGTTTTATTCACAAAACTTCACAACTTCCATTGGTACGTAAAAGGACCTCAATTCTTCACATTACACGAGAAATTCGAAGAACTTTACACAGAATCAGCTACTCATATCGATGAAATTGCAGAACGTATTTTAGCAATTGGCGGCAAACCAGTAGCAACAATGAAAGAATACTTAGAACTATCTTCTATTCAAGAAGCAGCATACGGAGAAACTGCAGAAGGGATGGTCGAAGCAATCATGAAAGACTACGAAATGATGCTAGTCAAACTGAAAAAAGGCATGGAAATCGCTCAAGACTCTGATGATGAAATGACATCTGACCTACTACTAGGCATCTACACAGAACTAGAAAAACACGCTTGGATGCTACGTGCGTTCTTGAATCAATAA
- a CDS encoding NupC/NupG family nucleoside CNT transporter yields MKIVMFLVGLLVVFVLGFLISSDRKKIKYKPIALMLVIQLVLAYFLLNTKVGFVLVKGIADGFGAILKFAEAGVNFVFGGLANDGQAPFFLTVLLPIIFLAVLIGILQHIKVLPIIIRAVGFLLSKVNGLGKLESYNAVAAAIVGQGEVFITVKDQLSKLPKNRLYTLCASSMSTVSMSIVGSYMKMIDPKYVVTALVLNLFSGFIIVHIINPYEVKEEDDILELQEDKKQTFFEMLGEYIMLGFSIAVTVAAMLIGFVALITAINGVFDSIFGITFQSILGYIFSPLAFVMGIPTSEMLQAGQIMATKLVTNEFVAMLDLGKVAGDLSARTVGILSIFLVSFANFSSIGIIAGATKSIDGKQANVVSSFGLKLVYGATLVSILSAIIVGVML; encoded by the coding sequence ATGAAAATAGTAATGTTTCTAGTCGGTTTACTTGTAGTATTTGTACTAGGTTTCCTTATCAGTTCAGATCGTAAGAAAATTAAATATAAACCAATTGCACTTATGCTTGTCATTCAATTGGTACTTGCGTATTTCTTACTAAATACAAAGGTCGGATTTGTATTAGTAAAAGGGATCGCAGATGGATTTGGCGCTATTTTAAAATTTGCGGAAGCTGGGGTTAATTTCGTATTTGGTGGTCTAGCAAACGATGGACAAGCACCATTCTTCTTAACAGTATTATTACCGATTATTTTCTTAGCAGTATTAATCGGGATTCTGCAACATATTAAAGTTTTACCGATTATCATTCGTGCAGTCGGTTTCCTATTAAGTAAAGTTAACGGTTTAGGAAAACTAGAATCATATAATGCGGTAGCAGCTGCAATCGTTGGTCAAGGGGAAGTATTCATTACAGTAAAAGATCAACTAAGCAAATTACCGAAAAATCGTTTATACACACTTTGTGCATCTTCAATGTCTACAGTATCGATGTCAATCGTCGGTTCTTATATGAAAATGATTGATCCAAAATATGTAGTAACAGCACTTGTATTAAACTTATTCAGTGGATTCATTATCGTTCATATCATTAATCCATATGAAGTAAAAGAAGAAGACGATATTTTAGAATTACAAGAAGACAAGAAACAAACATTCTTTGAAATGTTAGGCGAATATATTATGCTTGGTTTCTCAATCGCTGTAACAGTAGCGGCGATGTTAATCGGTTTCGTAGCATTAATTACAGCAATTAACGGTGTATTCGATTCAATTTTCGGAATCACATTCCAAAGCATTTTAGGATACATCTTCTCACCATTAGCATTCGTAATGGGTATTCCAACATCAGAGATGCTACAAGCAGGACAAATTATGGCAACAAAATTAGTAACGAACGAATTCGTTGCAATGCTTGACCTTGGAAAAGTAGCTGGTGATTTATCAGCTCGTACAGTAGGTATTTTATCTATCTTCCTTGTATCATTTGCGAACTTCTCATCTATCGGAATTATCGCAGGTGCAACGAAGAGTATCGATGGCAAACAAGCAAACGTTGTATCATCATTCGGTTTAAAACTTGTATACGGTGCAACGTTAGTAAGTATATTATCAGCGATTATCGTTGGGGTTATGCTTTAA
- a CDS encoding alanine/glycine:cation symporter family protein: MVDIFSRFLEVTNNILWSYILIAMLIGFGLYFSFKLKFVQITHFSEMVSLISKGFNRKEKKKDSISPFQAFCLSAAARIGIGNLAGVALAISMGGPGAIFWMWFIAIIGAATSFVECTLAQIYKVKDGSRFRGGPAYYMEKGLNKRWMGVWFSLLITVAYGLIFNSVQANTVTIAFENAFGLERTIVGALLALLVAVIIFGGIKSISRITEMIVPPMAIVYIGVAIFVVINNFSMLPSIFMEIFNGAFGLDQAIAGGIGAAIKFGIQRGLFATEAGMGSSPNAAATSDVSHPVKQGLVQALGVFVDTFLVCTSTAFIVLCSGLYKGSNLEGIELTQNALSSQIGPWASTFLAIIIFLFAFSSLLGNYYYGETNIAFIKESKTWLMIYRVAVVGMVFFGSIAALKTVWSLADLFMGLMVFTNLIAISFLSKFAYAALVDYLKQKKQGKDPVFVANSIPGLKNTECWDGQDVEEKQKAV; encoded by the coding sequence ATGGTTGATATCTTTAGCAGATTCCTTGAGGTAACGAATAATATTTTATGGTCATATATTCTTATTGCAATGCTAATCGGCTTCGGTCTTTACTTCTCTTTTAAATTAAAATTTGTCCAAATTACTCATTTCAGTGAAATGGTCAGCTTAATTAGTAAAGGGTTTAATCGAAAGGAAAAAAAGAAAGATAGCATCTCCCCATTCCAAGCATTTTGCTTAAGTGCAGCAGCACGTATCGGTATCGGAAACTTAGCCGGTGTAGCATTAGCAATTTCAATGGGTGGACCTGGCGCAATATTTTGGATGTGGTTTATCGCAATTATCGGAGCAGCTACTAGTTTCGTAGAATGTACGCTCGCTCAAATTTATAAAGTAAAAGATGGTAGCAGGTTCCGTGGTGGGCCGGCATATTACATGGAAAAAGGATTAAACAAACGTTGGATGGGTGTTTGGTTCTCACTTCTTATTACAGTTGCGTACGGATTAATTTTCAATTCAGTACAAGCGAATACAGTAACAATAGCGTTTGAAAATGCTTTTGGACTAGAGCGAACGATCGTAGGAGCTCTATTAGCCTTATTAGTTGCAGTCATTATTTTTGGTGGTATTAAGAGCATTTCACGTATTACAGAAATGATTGTTCCGCCAATGGCAATCGTTTATATTGGCGTGGCTATTTTTGTCGTTATTAACAACTTCAGTATGTTACCAAGCATTTTTATGGAAATCTTTAACGGTGCATTCGGTTTAGACCAAGCCATCGCTGGTGGTATTGGAGCAGCAATCAAGTTCGGAATTCAGCGCGGTTTATTCGCGACAGAAGCAGGAATGGGTAGTTCTCCTAATGCAGCCGCAACATCTGATGTATCTCACCCTGTAAAACAAGGACTTGTTCAAGCGTTAGGCGTTTTCGTAGATACATTCTTAGTATGTACATCAACAGCATTTATCGTATTATGTTCTGGACTTTACAAAGGATCAAATTTAGAAGGTATCGAATTAACACAAAACGCATTAAGTTCACAAATTGGACCGTGGGCAAGCACTTTCTTAGCGATTATTATTTTCCTATTCGCTTTCAGTTCACTTCTAGGAAACTACTATTACGGTGAAACAAATATTGCATTCATTAAAGAAAGCAAAACATGGTTAATGATTTATCGTGTTGCAGTTGTTGGAATGGTATTCTTCGGATCAATTGCTGCTCTTAAAACAGTTTGGAGTTTAGCTGATTTATTCATGGGACTAATGGTATTCACAAACTTAATTGCCATCTCATTCCTTAGCAAATTTGCTTACGCTGCATTAGTAGACTATTTGAAGCAAAAGAAGCAAGGAAAAGATCCTGTCTTCGTTGCAAACTCTATCCCTGGCTTAAAGAATACAGAGTGCTGGGATGGACAGGATGTAGAAGAAAAACAAAAGGCTGTTTAA
- a CDS encoding DUF418 domain-containing protein, which produces MNQRVEAVDAIRGFALFGILLVNMTLIQFGFFTSEKPTYLFGDLDKGANWFIQFFGTHNFISLFSFLFGLSIILLQKSIIAKGKKFFPTYIRRIVILLLLGYIHGTFVWEGDILFAYGIIGIFLMMFINRKPKTLLIWAIILLALIALMSYQTDPSTNINDFAPYTEKEHKVHQTGSYMDHVNFRLTENPFDYMGINGAFGLFFISVFAIILMSPLFLLGMYVGKKGWLFEVSKHIPAIKKIWFATGLFSFTIKILAMFVKHPLLIMLQDGLTPVTMTFFYGSTVILLFHYKKATCLLTYMANMGKMSVSNYLAQSIIATTIFYAYGFGLYGKIGYFFGILLTIGIYTIQLFVSTYWLQKYRMGPVEYVWRLGTYLEKPRFKRDLDKAS; this is translated from the coding sequence ATGAATCAACGTGTAGAAGCTGTTGATGCAATTCGTGGTTTCGCTTTGTTTGGCATTTTACTAGTCAATATGACATTAATTCAATTCGGGTTCTTCACCAGTGAAAAACCAACTTATCTATTCGGCGATCTTGATAAAGGCGCTAATTGGTTTATTCAATTTTTCGGTACACATAATTTTATCTCCCTATTCTCTTTTTTATTTGGCCTTAGCATTATTTTGCTGCAAAAAAGTATTATTGCAAAAGGAAAAAAATTCTTCCCCACATACATAAGACGTATTGTCATTCTTTTACTACTAGGCTATATTCACGGCACTTTTGTTTGGGAGGGAGATATTTTATTTGCATACGGAATAATCGGGATTTTCTTAATGATGTTCATCAATCGAAAACCGAAAACTTTGCTCATTTGGGCGATTATTCTACTCGCACTTATTGCACTTATGTCTTATCAAACTGATCCATCTACAAATATAAATGATTTCGCACCCTATACTGAAAAAGAACATAAAGTCCATCAAACTGGAAGCTATATGGATCACGTCAACTTTAGATTGACTGAAAATCCTTTTGATTACATGGGAATTAACGGTGCATTCGGATTATTTTTCATATCAGTTTTCGCAATAATTCTTATGTCTCCACTGTTCCTACTCGGAATGTATGTAGGGAAAAAAGGCTGGCTATTTGAGGTCAGTAAACATATACCTGCTATCAAAAAAATATGGTTTGCCACCGGTCTCTTCTCTTTTACAATTAAAATCTTAGCTATGTTCGTAAAACACCCGCTTTTAATTATGTTACAAGATGGCCTTACACCAGTAACTATGACCTTCTTTTACGGAAGCACGGTTATTTTATTATTCCATTATAAAAAAGCGACTTGTCTACTAACATACATGGCGAACATGGGGAAAATGTCCGTTAGTAATTACTTAGCGCAATCTATTATCGCAACAACCATTTTTTACGCATATGGATTTGGCTTATACGGGAAAATTGGCTATTTCTTCGGTATTCTTTTAACCATCGGAATTTATACTATTCAATTATTCGTTAGCACCTATTGGCTCCAGAAATACCGGATGGGGCCAGTGGAATATGTGTGGAGACTGGGAACTTATTTAGAGAAACCACGTTTTAAAAGAGACTTGGATAAAGCAAGTTAA
- a CDS encoding alanine/glycine:cation symporter family protein, with amino-acid sequence MNILEQFVSSTNTILWSYILIAMLIGLGLYFSIKLKFVQITHLGEMVRLMSDGLTGKTRKKGSVSSFQAFCMSSAARIGIGNLAGVALAISMGGPGAVFWMWVIAIIGASSSFVESTLAQIYKIKDGSGFRGGPAYYMEKGLNKRWMGIWFSILITISYGLIFNSVQANTVTLAFENAFGLERYIVGIVLAALVAVIIFGGVKSIARMSEMIVPPMALIYIAVAIFVVIKNFYLIPDVFTEIFKGAFGLDSAVGGGIGAAMKYGIQRGLFANEAGMGSAPNAAATADVTHPAKQGFIQTIGVLVDTFLVCTSTAFIVLCSGAYKATNLEGIELTQNALSSQIGPWASSFLAIIIFLFAFSSLLGNYYYGETNIEFIKQSKTWLTIYRIAVVGMVLFGSVATLQVVWNMADLFMGLMVITNLIAITLLGRFAYAALADYVRQKKQGKDPVFSADSIPGLTNTECWDKSAVMDKEKAV; translated from the coding sequence ATGAATATTTTAGAGCAATTTGTTTCATCAACGAATACAATTCTTTGGTCATATATTCTTATTGCGATGTTAATTGGTTTAGGTCTTTATTTTTCTATTAAATTGAAATTCGTACAAATTACTCATTTAGGGGAAATGGTTCGACTAATGAGTGATGGATTAACTGGAAAGACGCGTAAAAAAGGTAGTGTATCTTCTTTCCAAGCGTTTTGTATGAGTTCAGCAGCTCGTATTGGTATCGGTAACTTAGCTGGTGTAGCGTTAGCTATATCTATGGGAGGACCTGGCGCGGTATTTTGGATGTGGGTTATTGCGATTATCGGGGCTTCTTCAAGTTTTGTAGAAAGTACGCTGGCCCAAATTTATAAAATAAAAGATGGCAGTGGCTTCCGTGGTGGTCCTGCTTATTATATGGAAAAAGGTTTAAATAAACGTTGGATGGGAATTTGGTTCTCTATCCTTATTACAATTAGTTACGGTTTAATTTTTAACTCAGTACAAGCGAATACAGTAACATTAGCATTTGAAAATGCATTTGGTTTAGAGCGTTATATTGTTGGTATTGTATTAGCTGCATTAGTTGCGGTTATTATTTTTGGTGGTGTAAAAAGTATTGCACGTATGTCGGAAATGATTGTTCCGCCAATGGCGCTTATTTATATTGCGGTAGCTATTTTTGTTGTTATTAAAAACTTCTATTTAATACCAGATGTGTTTACGGAAATCTTTAAAGGTGCATTCGGTTTAGATTCAGCTGTAGGTGGCGGTATCGGCGCTGCGATGAAATACGGTATTCAGCGCGGATTATTTGCGAACGAAGCAGGTATGGGTAGTGCGCCAAACGCGGCAGCGACGGCTGATGTAACGCATCCAGCAAAACAAGGTTTTATTCAAACAATTGGCGTATTAGTAGATACATTCTTAGTATGTACATCAACAGCATTTATCGTACTATGTTCTGGTGCATATAAAGCAACAAATTTAGAAGGTATTGAGTTAACGCAAAATGCATTAAGTTCACAAATCGGTCCATGGGCAAGTAGCTTCTTAGCGATTATTATTTTCTTATTTGCATTTAGTTCTCTTTTAGGAAACTACTATTATGGTGAAACGAATATTGAATTCATTAAACAAAGTAAAACGTGGTTAACGATTTACCGTATTGCGGTAGTAGGAATGGTATTATTCGGTTCTGTTGCGACGCTTCAAGTTGTATGGAATATGGCGGATCTATTTATGGGACTAATGGTAATCACAAACTTAATTGCGATTACACTTCTTGGACGATTTGCGTATGCTGCATTGGCAGACTATGTAAGACAAAAGAAACAAGGAAAAGATCCAGTCTTCAGTGCAGATTCTATTCCTGGCTTAACAAATACAGAGTGTTGGGATAAGTCAGCAGTAATGGATAAAGAAAAAGCAGTATAA
- a CDS encoding alanine/glycine:cation symporter family protein, whose amino-acid sequence MDFLAKVIGDVNNILWSYVIIAMLIGLGLYFSFRVKFVQVRYFGEMIRLLGDGASSKTRKAQKEKSGVSSFQAFCMSTASRVGTGNLAGVAIAISAGGPGAVFWMWLIAVIGGASAFVESTLAQIYKVKDGNTFRGGPAYYMEKGLNKRWLGAIFSVLITVSFGLIFNAVQSNTVAAAFDGAFKTDSRLVGLVMAGLLAVIIFGGVKRIARAVEMIVPVMAIIYVAVALFVVVTNITAIPYVFKEIFLHAFGIKEVVGGGLGAAILLGVKRGLFSNEAGMGSAPNAAATANVTHPVKQGFIQTLGVFTDTLLICSCTAFIILLSDVHNAADLNGIQLTQQALSQHIGPWASIFVAVAIFLFAFSSLVGNYYYGETNIEFLNGSKVLLNAYRIAVLGMVMLGSVATIQIVWDVADLFMGIMAVINLVAIVFLSKYAFAALSDYVKQKKQGKDPVFYANSIPGLENTECWEEQVADKEKAV is encoded by the coding sequence ATGGATTTTTTAGCTAAGGTAATTGGGGATGTAAATAATATCCTTTGGTCATATGTCATTATTGCGATGTTAATTGGGTTAGGGCTCTATTTTTCATTTCGTGTGAAATTTGTCCAAGTTCGTTACTTCGGTGAAATGATTCGTTTGCTTGGGGATGGAGCAAGCTCGAAAACGAGAAAAGCGCAAAAAGAGAAGAGCGGCGTATCATCATTTCAAGCATTTTGTATGAGTACAGCTTCTCGTGTAGGTACTGGTAACTTAGCTGGTGTAGCTATTGCAATCTCAGCAGGTGGTCCAGGAGCAGTATTTTGGATGTGGTTAATCGCGGTAATTGGGGGTGCTTCTGCATTTGTAGAGAGCACATTAGCGCAAATTTATAAAGTGAAAGATGGGAATACGTTCCGTGGTGGTCCAGCGTATTATATGGAAAAGGGTTTAAATAAACGCTGGCTTGGAGCTATTTTCTCTGTATTAATAACAGTAAGTTTCGGATTGATTTTTAACGCTGTGCAATCTAATACTGTAGCAGCTGCTTTTGATGGAGCATTCAAAACAGATAGTAGATTAGTAGGTCTTGTAATGGCTGGTTTACTTGCAGTTATTATTTTTGGCGGAGTAAAACGAATTGCTCGCGCGGTTGAAATGATTGTTCCAGTAATGGCAATTATTTATGTAGCAGTGGCATTATTCGTTGTTGTAACAAACATTACGGCAATTCCATATGTATTTAAAGAAATTTTCTTACATGCTTTCGGAATTAAAGAAGTAGTAGGCGGAGGATTAGGAGCTGCGATTTTATTAGGGGTAAAACGTGGGTTATTCTCAAATGAAGCAGGTATGGGTAGTGCGCCGAACGCAGCAGCGACTGCAAACGTAACGCACCCAGTTAAACAAGGTTTCATTCAAACTTTAGGGGTATTTACTGATACATTATTAATTTGTAGTTGTACAGCATTTATTATTCTTTTATCAGATGTGCATAATGCAGCTGATTTAAATGGAATTCAATTAACGCAGCAGGCGTTAAGTCAACATATCGGTCCATGGGCTTCTATATTTGTAGCAGTTGCGATCTTCTTGTTTGCATTTAGTTCATTAGTAGGTAACTACTACTATGGTGAAACGAATATTGAGTTCTTAAATGGAAGTAAAGTGTTATTAAATGCATACCGCATTGCTGTACTTGGTATGGTTATGCTAGGATCTGTAGCGACAATTCAAATCGTTTGGGATGTAGCAGATTTATTCATGGGTATTATGGCTGTTATTAACTTAGTGGCAATCGTATTCCTTTCTAAGTATGCCTTTGCAGCATTATCAGATTACGTAAAGCAAAAGAAACAAGGAAAAGATCCAGTCTTTTATGCGAATTCAATTCCAGGCCTGGAAAATACAGAGTGCTGGGAAGAGCAAGTAGCTGATAAAGAAAAAGCAGTATAA
- a CDS encoding ferritin, which translates to MLSKKLHDALNEQMNFEFYSAHAYMAMAAYCTAESYDGFANFFLVQAEEERFHAMKLYNYINDRGERAIITGFDNPNNEYESVLNAFEIALEHEREVTKRIYNLSDIAWDEREHATITFLKWFVDEQVEEEASFDSIIQKLKRITSDSNALFMLDAELEKRTFTPPAE; encoded by the coding sequence ATGTTATCAAAAAAATTGCACGACGCATTAAATGAACAAATGAACTTTGAATTTTACTCTGCCCATGCTTATATGGCAATGGCTGCTTACTGTACAGCGGAGAGCTATGATGGATTCGCTAACTTTTTCCTTGTACAAGCTGAAGAAGAACGTTTCCACGCAATGAAACTTTACAACTATATTAATGACCGCGGAGAGCGTGCTATTATTACTGGATTTGATAATCCAAATAACGAATACGAATCTGTATTAAACGCTTTTGAAATTGCACTTGAACACGAGCGTGAAGTAACGAAGCGTATTTATAACTTATCTGATATTGCTTGGGACGAGCGTGAACATGCAACAATTACATTCTTAAAATGGTTCGTTGACGAACAAGTGGAAGAAGAAGCTTCATTCGATAGCATCATTCAAAAATTAAAACGTATTACAAGCGATTCAAACGCACTGTTTATGCTAGATGCTGAATTAGAGAAACGTACATTTACGCCTCCAGCTGAATAA
- a CDS encoding TIGR00730 family Rossman fold protein → MFAGSNLGERPEFKEQAIELGKMFVENDYELVYGGSCVGLMGEVANEVLRLGGRVTGVMPRGLFRGEIVHTGLTELIEVETMHERKAKMAELADAFIALPGGYGTFEELFEVVCWSQIGIHNKPVGLLNIKGFYGPILQMVERAAEEGFMNPSNKELIVAAETADALIHKIQNYERPVLGTKWKQLS, encoded by the coding sequence GTGTTTGCAGGTTCAAATTTAGGGGAGAGACCAGAATTTAAAGAACAGGCAATTGAATTAGGTAAAATGTTTGTTGAGAATGATTATGAGCTTGTATACGGTGGTTCTTGCGTTGGATTAATGGGAGAAGTAGCAAACGAAGTTCTTCGCTTAGGTGGACGTGTAACAGGAGTTATGCCGCGCGGTCTATTTCGAGGAGAAATTGTACATACAGGATTAACAGAATTAATTGAAGTAGAAACAATGCACGAACGTAAAGCAAAAATGGCAGAGCTTGCGGATGCTTTTATTGCGCTGCCAGGCGGATACGGAACGTTTGAAGAATTATTTGAAGTTGTATGTTGGTCACAAATTGGTATACATAATAAGCCGGTTGGTTTATTAAACATAAAAGGTTTTTACGGACCAATTTTGCAAATGGTTGAACGTGCAGCTGAAGAAGGATTCATGAATCCATCGAATAAAGAGTTAATAGTTGCCGCTGAGACGGCAGATGCACTCATTCATAAGATACAAAATTACGAGCGTCCTGTTTTGGGAACGAAGTGGAAGCAACTATCATAG